A segment of the uncultured Desulfobulbus sp. genome:
AGCCCACGGCCATTGCCGCCACCGTCGGCGAGACCGACCCGCTCACCGGGCTCTTTCTCCGCCGCTATCTGCCCCTGCCGGAACAGATAGAGCTCCTCTGTGGCCGGCTTAAGCGCTGGATCAGGCTGCGGACGCTGGCCAACGGGAACAAGCGGTTGACCATCGTCCTCCACAACAACCCCTGCAAGGGGGTGGAGGCAACCCTTGGCCTGGCCGCTGGACTGGATACCTTCGCCAGCCTGGCCGCCCTGATCACCGCACTGCGGGAGGCGGGCTACGACACCGGCGGCGCTCCGGAGGTGGGCAGGGAACTGCTCGAACTGCTGCTTGCGCGCAAGGCCATCTCCGAGTTTCGCTGGACCACCACCGATGAGATCGTGGCCAAGGGCGGCGTGCTCCACTCTGCCGATGAGGAGGAGTACCAGCGGATACTGGCCGCCATGCCCGCGACCTCCAGGGAGCGGGTTGAGGCGGACTGGGGCCTCTTTCCCGGTGAGGGCATGGTGTATGAACAGGAAGGCCGGAAAACCCTGTTGGTGACCGGACTGCGGTTCGGCAACCTCCAGATCATCGTCCAGCCCAAGCGCGGCTGCTACGGGGCCAAGTGCAACGGCGAGGTCTGCCGGATCCTGCACGATCCCCATCTCTCGCCACCGCCCCACTGGCTCGCCACCTACGCCTATATCCGCGAGACCTCGGATGCGGTGATTCATTTCGGTGCCCATGGCGCCCTCGAGTTCCTCCCCGGCAAACAGGTTGGGCTCTCCACCGGTTGTTTTCCCGAGATCACCCTGGGCGATCTGCCCAATATCTACCTCTACATCATGGATGTGCCCGGCGAGGGGCTGGTGGCCAAGCGGCGGGGCAGGGCGGTGATGGTGGATCACCTCACCCCGGTATACCGGCCCGCTTCACCGGAGCGTCAGACCGTGGAGCTGGAGGACCTGCTCGACCAATACCAGAAGGCCGGGCAGCACGCGGAAACAAAGCGGCAGCAGATCTTGCGGTCGCAGATGGCTCCCCTGATGCAGCGCATGGGGGCCTTGGATGAATCTTTTGACGGGCAGGATCTGGCAGTCTTTGACCAGGCCGTTGATTTGCTCTCTCGAAGAATATCGCGGAGCAAACGGATCCTTGCCGCCGACGGGCCGCACATGCTGGGGACCGCGCCCGACACCCACGGGATCGCCACCATGCTGGCCACCCTGCTTGGTAAACCCGCCGACGGCTTGCCGAGCCTGGCCGAGATCGCGAATTGTTCCGAGAGCGCATCGGGCACTGTCTTTGAGGATGCGGTTGCCGTGCTCGAACCGCTTGTGCAACCGGCTCCCACCCAGGAAAGCTCTTGCGAGGCCACGCGTCGTTTTCCCCGACTTCAGGGCTGGTGCCGAGAAATCGGTGGCCGCATCGAAAGCTGCACCCGGGAAATTTCCCAGCTCCTCAAGGCTCTTGACGGCGAGTTCATCGAGCCGGGACTCTGCGGCTCCTTATCCCTGGGTAAGACCGACACCCTGCCCACGGGAAGGAATTTTTTCACCAGCGATGTTGCGGCCATGCCCACCAGGGCCGCTTGGGAGGTGGGGCAGGTCTTGGCGGATAACCTGTTGCGCAAATACTTTCGCGATGAGGGCCGATTTCCCGAGAGCGTGGGCATCAGCCTGTGGAGCATCGACGCCTTCAAATCCGACGGCGAGGTCTTCTGCCAGACCCTGGCCCTGATGGGGATGCGACCGGTATGGCAGGTGAATGGCCGGGTATCCGGGGTTGCACCCCTGGATCTGGACGAATTGGTGGTGGAGCTTGACGATGGCCGCAGCCTGCCCCGCCCCCGGGTGGATGTCCTCATTCAGACCAGCTCAATCCTGCGCGACATGGTCCCCCATTTTGCCGATCTGCTCGATGAGGCCGCGGTCATGGCCGGGGATCTGGAAGAACCGCTTGAACGTAATGCGATCCGCAAGCATACCCTGGAGCAGTTTGAGGCGCTCCGCCGGGAGTTGGGCGAGGGTCGCAGCGGCGATGAGCTGCGTCGCCTGGCCAGCTTTCGTGTCTTCTCCTCGGCTCCGGGCGCCAGCGGCACCGGCGTCGGCCTGGCCCTGGATGCCTCGGCCTGGAAAGACGAGGCGGATCTGGCGGAAACCTACATCAACCGGAGCGGGTTCGCCTACGGCTCGGAAAAAGTGGGCAACCGGGCCATGGGGGTGGAGGCGCAGCAGATGTTCGCCAACCGCCTCAAGCAGGTCAATGTCACCTATATGCGCCAGTATTCCCCGGAATACGATCCCATGGACTGCAGCTGCTACACCGGTTG
Coding sequences within it:
- a CDS encoding cobaltochelatase subunit CobN translates to MKIVFLHGQMFQSQTWSRAHAILREEGIELLFFGQHNKAREAIDLLREGGVDLCIAQLFRDMPGYDELVDAAQGVPHRIDLGPQTETEFTTLAPEQAAGFAAYLRQVSLANFVNGIRFFAAAIGRERVFDPPEEVRTCGLYHPRHTGLFAASIDYLSWQSERLAQVGERPLVALLCYYGQIVEQNQAEIDALIDALEKHDLMPLCIVTEGMADSSLPLAQRYPWIRHIEDARPQILLNLLAGRILAQSEDVRLLKDLNLPIVQLLRIYQQSPEQWRQDTYGFGTGAQSMVFSLTQPEMAGVIEPTAIAATVGETDPLTGLFLRRYLPLPEQIELLCGRLKRWIRLRTLANGNKRLTIVLHNNPCKGVEATLGLAAGLDTFASLAALITALREAGYDTGGAPEVGRELLELLLARKAISEFRWTTTDEIVAKGGVLHSADEEEYQRILAAMPATSRERVEADWGLFPGEGMVYEQEGRKTLLVTGLRFGNLQIIVQPKRGCYGAKCNGEVCRILHDPHLSPPPHWLATYAYIRETSDAVIHFGAHGALEFLPGKQVGLSTGCFPEITLGDLPNIYLYIMDVPGEGLVAKRRGRAVMVDHLTPVYRPASPERQTVELEDLLDQYQKAGQHAETKRQQILRSQMAPLMQRMGALDESFDGQDLAVFDQAVDLLSRRISRSKRILAADGPHMLGTAPDTHGIATMLATLLGKPADGLPSLAEIANCSESASGTVFEDAVAVLEPLVQPAPTQESSCEATRRFPRLQGWCREIGGRIESCTREISQLLKALDGEFIEPGLCGSLSLGKTDTLPTGRNFFTSDVAAMPTRAAWEVGQVLADNLLRKYFRDEGRFPESVGISLWSIDAFKSDGEVFCQTLALMGMRPVWQVNGRVSGVAPLDLDELVVELDDGRSLPRPRVDVLIQTSSILRDMVPHFADLLDEAAVMAGDLEEPLERNAIRKHTLEQFEALRRELGEGRSGDELRRLASFRVFSSAPGASGTGVGLALDASAWKDEADLAETYINRSGFAYGSEKVGNRAMGVEAQQMFANRLKQVNVTYMRQYSPEYDPMDCSCYTGCLGGMSVAAKAVSGRRARIYFADTNTEDDHSVRDFAEDLEASIMAKLLNDNWINQRQTEGYQGAGDVASRVNTLFKWSATTETVAGWVFDRVVTTYLQDAERLEWLRRENPYGLEEITRRLLEAQSRGMWKAPEDLLTVVQEAALLIEGDMEENLGEVREEFQGSKVEVLTANDVDKWQPAWRLERVGG